One Pararhizobium sp. IMCC3301 DNA segment encodes these proteins:
- a CDS encoding NAD(P)H-hydrate dehydratase → MACADITFVRFDQQRLKLLSAAQMRRTEQAAIASGRVTGRSMMQTAGRGVVEALFRAEPHLAARGHRAVVLCGPGNNGGDGFVIARHLHSLGWRVEVFFTGDLDRLPADAAEYAAQWRETGQVTPLPDLTAAILANADVVFDALFGTGLVRPLSTGLLATLDMVAREARTIVAVDMPSGVSADTGRMLKPEPLDTTRQNAAAQQGRVWPQASHVVTFQRLKPGHVFFSEQAATGASSQQPIPVLAVVDLGIAEFEPPDRLSPASTSAVETIHAGGYPLRLGKPNLAHKYQHGHALILAGGSGHGGAGRLAARAALRVGAGAVTLGCPPDALVENAAQLNAIMLTPVADAAALQSLLTDGRKNALCLGPGLGVGMAVGQRTRSLVLAALASGQPLVLDADALISFADDRAALFARLHQRVVLTPHGGEFARLFPDIAEKLDATAPDQLGGAGLSKIDAAREAAARAGCCVLLKGSVTVIAAADGRVELSIALGQRQVPWLATAGAGDVLAGFITGLLARDFEPFEAAAAAAWLHVECAVAFGPGLIAEDLPDMLPRVLSRYQAELQSGDGCNER, encoded by the coding sequence ATGGCCTGTGCAGACATCACCTTTGTCAGATTTGACCAGCAGCGGCTGAAGCTTCTGAGCGCAGCTCAAATGCGCCGCACCGAGCAGGCCGCGATTGCGTCAGGCCGGGTCACAGGTCGCTCGATGATGCAAACCGCCGGGCGCGGTGTGGTAGAGGCACTGTTTCGGGCCGAACCGCATCTGGCAGCGCGCGGCCATCGAGCTGTGGTGCTGTGCGGACCGGGCAATAATGGCGGCGACGGTTTTGTCATTGCGCGTCATCTGCACAGCCTTGGCTGGCGGGTTGAAGTATTTTTCACCGGCGATCTCGACAGGCTTCCCGCCGACGCTGCCGAATATGCGGCGCAATGGCGGGAAACCGGCCAGGTAACACCTCTGCCGGACCTCACCGCCGCCATTCTGGCAAACGCCGATGTGGTGTTTGACGCGCTGTTCGGTACCGGTCTTGTGCGTCCTCTCAGCACCGGCCTGCTTGCCACACTCGACATGGTCGCGCGCGAAGCGCGCACCATAGTCGCGGTCGATATGCCTTCCGGGGTGAGCGCCGATACAGGCCGCATGCTCAAGCCGGAACCCTTGGATACAACCAGGCAAAACGCCGCCGCCCAGCAGGGCAGGGTCTGGCCGCAGGCGAGCCATGTGGTGACGTTTCAGCGCTTGAAGCCGGGCCATGTGTTTTTCTCAGAGCAGGCCGCGACAGGTGCATCATCCCAACAGCCGATCCCGGTTCTGGCGGTGGTTGATCTGGGTATAGCGGAGTTCGAACCGCCCGACCGGCTTTCGCCCGCCAGTACCAGTGCTGTGGAGACAATCCATGCCGGTGGTTATCCGCTGCGCCTCGGCAAGCCCAATCTGGCGCATAAATATCAGCACGGTCACGCCCTGATACTGGCCGGCGGCAGCGGCCATGGCGGAGCCGGCCGGCTGGCGGCACGGGCGGCGCTGCGGGTCGGGGCAGGGGCCGTCACCCTGGGCTGCCCGCCGGACGCATTGGTTGAAAACGCGGCGCAACTGAACGCCATCATGCTGACCCCGGTTGCAGATGCCGCGGCTCTGCAAAGCCTGCTTACTGATGGCCGCAAAAACGCCCTGTGCCTTGGCCCCGGATTGGGTGTCGGAATGGCGGTGGGGCAACGCACCCGCTCACTGGTGCTGGCGGCACTGGCCAGCGGACAGCCGCTTGTGCTTGATGCAGATGCTCTTATCAGCTTCGCAGATGATCGTGCAGCCTTGTTTGCCAGACTGCACCAGCGCGTGGTGCTGACCCCCCATGGCGGCGAATTCGCCCGGCTGTTCCCTGACATTGCAGAAAAACTTGACGCCACAGCACCTGACCAGCTTGGCGGCGCCGGATTGTCAAAAATTGATGCGGCCCGTGAGGCCGCCGCAAGGGCGGGGTGCTGCGTCCTGCTGAAGGGGTCTGTTACCGTCATCGCTGCAGCCGATGGCCGGGTGGAATTGTCCATCGCGCTTGGCCAACGGCAGGTCCCCTGGCTCGCAACTGCCGGTGCCGGCGATGTTCTGGCGGGCTTTATCACCGGCCTGCTGGCGCGCGACTTTGAGCCTTTTGAAGCGGCAGCCGCTGCTGCCTGGCTGCATGTCGAATGTGCTGTCGCGTTCGGCCCCGGCCTTATTGCCGAAGACCTGCCAGACATGCTACCCCGCGTTTTGAGCCGGTATCAAGCCGAGCTGCAATCAGGTGATGGATGCAATGAGCGATAG
- the yacG gene encoding DNA gyrase inhibitor YacG codes for MSDSKITPLRKPVPCPICKKLSHRESYPFCSTRCANVDLGRWFDGKYAVPVVEEDPSSDEFDTEN; via the coding sequence ATGAGCGATAGCAAGATAACCCCCTTGAGAAAACCGGTGCCTTGCCCGATCTGCAAGAAGCTGTCGCACCGCGAGAGCTATCCGTTTTGTTCCACCCGCTGCGCCAATGTCGATCTGGGGCGCTGGTTCGACGGCAAATACGCCGTTCCCGTGGTTGAGGAAGACCCCTCCAGCGACGAATTCGACACCGAAAACTGA
- a CDS encoding tyrosine-type recombinase/integrase, with the protein MSGDFMKIKLKYVVEDIDRHGNVRLYFRRNGRKIRLPSPVGSPEFLAAYKAAFAGKSKTKAESKVGQVVPGSVRALCAEYYKSAMFRELDPRTQKVRRGILERFCQHENDGDKPFALLQPKHIRARRDEKMDRPEAANSMVKALRQLYKFAVRYDLHDRNPATEIEYLNSGSEGFHSWSLGEIKQFEDTHPVGSMARLALALALYTGQRRSDIVQFGKQHVRDGWLVFTQHKNRNHNPVRLEIPIVPVLQRIIDATPTGDLTFMVTAFNRPFTSNGFGNRFRKWCNDAGLPQCSVHGLRKAAAARLAEIGCTEFEIMAITGHRTSKEVTRYTRAASQKIRAESALKRMTAEQK; encoded by the coding sequence ATGTCCGGGGATTTTATGAAGATCAAATTGAAATACGTCGTCGAAGATATAGACCGACACGGCAACGTGCGCCTTTATTTCAGACGGAATGGGCGCAAAATTCGACTACCGTCACCTGTCGGCTCTCCCGAATTTCTGGCCGCCTACAAGGCGGCCTTCGCGGGCAAATCGAAGACCAAAGCAGAGTCGAAGGTGGGGCAAGTAGTCCCCGGATCGGTGCGTGCGCTCTGCGCTGAATACTATAAATCTGCAATGTTTCGAGAATTGGACCCCCGAACACAGAAGGTTCGCAGGGGTATCCTCGAGCGGTTCTGCCAGCACGAGAACGACGGCGACAAACCCTTCGCATTGCTCCAGCCAAAGCACATTCGGGCGCGCCGCGACGAAAAAATGGACCGCCCGGAAGCTGCAAACAGCATGGTCAAGGCGCTTCGGCAACTCTACAAATTCGCTGTCCGATACGATCTGCACGACCGTAATCCCGCGACCGAAATTGAATACCTCAATAGCGGGTCTGAAGGCTTCCATTCCTGGTCCTTGGGCGAGATCAAACAGTTCGAAGACACGCACCCTGTGGGTAGCATGGCGCGGCTGGCTTTGGCCTTGGCCCTCTACACGGGGCAGCGGCGTTCGGACATTGTTCAGTTCGGGAAACAACACGTCCGCGACGGGTGGTTGGTATTCACCCAACACAAGAACCGTAACCATAATCCCGTCCGCCTGGAAATTCCGATTGTGCCTGTTCTTCAGCGGATCATCGACGCCACCCCTACGGGCGATTTAACGTTCATGGTAACGGCCTTTAATCGGCCCTTCACGTCCAATGGTTTTGGGAATCGATTCCGCAAATGGTGCAATGATGCGGGGCTTCCACAGTGTTCCGTTCACGGACTCCGCAAGGCGGCTGCCGCACGTCTCGCTGAAATAGGCTGTACCGAATTCGAGATTATGGCGATCACCGGGCACAGAACTTCGAAGGAAGTCACCAGATACACCCGCGCCGCCAGTCAGAAGATCCGAGCGGAAAGTGCCTTGAAACGTATGACGGCGGAACAGAAGTAG